The genomic window GTAGTGGTCGGGATCAACGTCGGCAAAAACCGGAGTTGCACCCGTCAATGCCACCGAGTTGGCGGTCGCCGCGAAGGTGAAGGACGGAACAATGACCTCGTCCCCAGCGCCGATACCGGCAGCCAAAAGGCCAAGGTGCAGGCCGGACGTGCCGGAGTTAACAGCTACCGCTGCCCTGCCGTCAAGGAGGACCTGGGAGAACTCCTGCTCGAAAGAGGCTACCTCCGTGCCTTGGGCGAGCTGGCCGGAAGCCAACACGGCATCAACGGCCTTGCGCTCTTCATCGCCGATGATGGGTTTGGCGGGGGGAATGAATTCGGGGCTCATGCCTCTACCTCTCGAAGGGTCTCGTTCTGTTCAACATACGTTGCGCCGGTTTCCGGACACACCCAGTTCTCACCGCTGCGCTGCAACGGGAAACCGGCCTTGCCGACCCAGCCATGACGCTTGGCCGGGACTCCGACCATCAGGGCAAAATCCGGGACGTCTTTGGCCACTACCGCTCCAGCGGCAACTGTGGCCCACCGACCAATGGTCACGGGCGCGACGCACACGGCGCGGGCACCGATTGAGGCGCCCTCCCGGATGGTGACGCCAACCGGCTCCCAATCATGGGCGCTCTTCAAGCTGCCGTCGGGGCCTACAGCTCGGGGGTAGGTGTCGTTGGTCAGCACAACTGCCGGGCCAATGAACACACCGGCTTCCAGTTCCGCGGGCTCGTAGACAAGTGCATAGTTCTGGACTTTGCAGTTGTCTCCCATCTTGACCCCGGTGCCGATGTAGGCACCTCGTCCCACGATGCAATTGACGCCTAGCTCGGCCTGCTCGCGGACTTGGGCAAGATGCCAAATCTTTGATCCATCACCAATTACCGCCTTGTCTGAAACATCGGCGCTCTCTGCAACCACTATCACCGGTGAAGGTCCTTCCTCATTGAGCACACGCGACAACGAGATTCATCTTAGCGGAGACACCATGCCGCAGCGTCAAGGGCCATCCGCGAAGATCGATGCCCGTTTGTCCACATACGTCCTGCAAGGGGCTGCGGCGTGGCCGGACCACCCATACGGTCAGGTGTAAGGCCCACAAAGAAGGGCCGGAGTTTCACAGATCAAGGGAAGACGGAAGCCATGACGTTGGAATGCACATTGGTGAGGGGACCGGCGGCTGCGGATTCTTCGGCTCCGGAGGAGCTGACCATCAAGGTCCCGGCGGGTACATCCGGGACCAGGCTTCAGTCAATCCTCGGGGAGGAGCGCGGGACTGGTCCGCTGGAAGTGGATGGACAGGATATATCGGAGATGACAGTAGGCCGTCCTCCCTTGGTGTCAGGCGCAATCATCGTCGATGGCCCTGCACCACGGCAGGCCGCCGCCCCATTGCCCCTGCCCCTGCCCCTGTTATTGCTCGTTCATTCCGGGCCCAGTGCAGGGGCTGTATTCCGTATTCATCGGGGCCGGTTCCGGATTGGCCGCGGCACCGCAGAGATTTCCCTGCCCGATCCCGGCATGTCCAGGGAGCACGCCGTTCTGGATGTTTCCAGCACAGCCATGACCCTTAGCCGGGAAGGTGCCGGCAACCCGACCTTCGTGGATGGGCGGCCTGTCCGGCAGGCCGCCGTGACATCGCAATCAAGAATTCTCTGCGGCAACACCGTATTCTCCGTTACCACGGAGACGAGTCTGCTGCCACAAATTTCCAAGGATGCCGGCCGGTCCGTGGAAGAACCCCTGGAAGTGGCGCATGCCGGCCGGCAGGGAAACCGCGCGGCGATCATTCTTACCGCGATTCTGCCGCTCATCGCGGGCATCGGACTGGCCGTTGCCACAGGAATGTGGATGTATCTGGGATTCACCGCCATCTCGGCGCTCACCCTTCTGGTCCCCTTCATTGCAGGACGGAAGAACCGCCGGGACTGCGCAGCGGCTGTGGCAAGGGCTGCTCAAGAGGATCTGGTTCGCCGGCAACGATGTTCCCCTTCCGCGGCGGAGTTGGCCGTGATGGCATCCGGGGGCTCCACAGCTGCCGCGCCAGATGCCCGGAGCGCACCTGCGGAGCCCGGTTCGTCGTCCTTCCAACCGCCAGGCCGCCTCGCCGGGGCACCCGTACTCGTTGAGCCCGGTACCTGGATACGGCTGGGAACTGCCAACGCCATGGCGAATATCCGGTTGGCACCTGATGATCCAACGTTCAACGCGCCGGAAATCGGATCAGCCGCAGTGACCTTGGACCCGGAACTTCCCACTGTGGTACTTGACGGGCCTCACCACCACGTTGATTCCTTGCTGCGTTTCATGATGATGCAAATGGCCGCCTTCCCTGGTGCTGCACAGACGCCGGTAGTCGTCCTGGGGAGTGTCGGAAGGCTGCCGCTAAGCGCCCGATTCCTGCCGGGGGTGACACTTGCGACCACATACGAGGCCGCCCTGGCCTCTATTCGCCGGCCGGTGAGCGGTACGCGTGGATTGCTGGTCATCATCGAGCACACGGCAAGCGAAGACAAGAACTCCTTGAAGCTGGTTCTTGGCGCTGCAGAACGGAACGGGTGGCAGGTGGTCCTTTGT from Arthrobacter sp. StoSoilB20 includes these protein-coding regions:
- a CDS encoding acyltransferase, yielding MIVVAESADVSDKAVIGDGSKIWHLAQVREQAELGVNCIVGRGAYIGTGVKMGDNCKVQNYALVYEPAELEAGVFIGPAVVLTNDTYPRAVGPDGSLKSAHDWEPVGVTIREGASIGARAVCVAPVTIGRWATVAAGAVVAKDVPDFALMVGVPAKRHGWVGKAGFPLQRSGENWVCPETGATYVEQNETLREVEA